Proteins encoded in a region of the Brevefilum fermentans genome:
- a CDS encoding purine-nucleoside phosphorylase, translating into MGEFLTIREIDQAVHAIRARIKIQPEVGMILGSGLGPMAETIEDAVIIPTDQIPNWPISTVVGHEGRLVIGRLEGVMVLVLQGRAHFYEGYDIGRVTLPVRVMQRLGCDKLVVTNAAGAINPEFVPGELMLITDHLNLIGMGGVNPLKGPNLDEFGPRFPDMSQPYDREFLDMARVACDDADMTYREGVYASLSGPSFESPAELRFLRGIGADAVGMSTVPEVIVARHGGMRVLGVSGISNKANLDGSTITTHEEVLEAGQVLVPKLTTLIRGFLAKL; encoded by the coding sequence ATGGGTGAATTTCTGACAATAAGAGAGATTGACCAGGCTGTCCATGCAATTCGGGCAAGAATCAAAATTCAGCCCGAGGTTGGCATGATACTGGGATCGGGACTGGGTCCGATGGCAGAAACGATTGAGGATGCTGTGATCATTCCAACAGATCAGATTCCAAACTGGCCGATTTCTACTGTGGTAGGTCATGAGGGTCGACTGGTTATCGGTCGGCTTGAGGGTGTAATGGTCCTCGTATTGCAGGGGCGGGCTCATTTTTATGAAGGATATGACATAGGTCGGGTGACCTTGCCGGTGCGTGTAATGCAGCGGTTGGGCTGTGATAAGTTGGTTGTTACTAATGCAGCAGGCGCGATTAATCCTGAATTTGTTCCTGGAGAATTGATGCTGATCACCGATCACCTTAATTTAATCGGTATGGGAGGCGTCAACCCGCTGAAGGGTCCTAACCTTGATGAATTCGGGCCTCGTTTCCCGGACATGAGCCAACCTTATGACCGAGAGTTTTTGGATATGGCCAGGGTCGCATGTGATGATGCCGACATGACTTATCGGGAAGGGGTATATGCCTCTCTTTCCGGCCCCTCTTTTGAGAGCCCGGCTGAGCTGCGTTTCCTGCGGGGAATCGGAGCAGATGCTGTGGGAATGTCCACAGTGCCTGAGGTTATTGTTGCTCGCCACGGCGGGATGCGAGTGTTGGGCGTATCAGGAATTAGTAATAAAGCCAATCTGGACGGAAGTACGATAACAACTCATGAAGAAGTACTGGAAGCAGGCCAGGTGTTGGTACCCAAGCTGACGACGTTAATTCGCGGGTTCCTGGCAAAACTGTAA